One Natronomonas moolapensis 8.8.11 genomic region harbors:
- a CDS encoding DUF7312 domain-containing protein — MSDRETDGRSGKPPGSVRDGDPDGAGDAPAEDREESEAEWQFSLEDIDDREAAAAAAAEADADRAEPVEAGSPSTENVAFVLLGVLLALFILSRLL, encoded by the coding sequence ATGAGCGACCGCGAGACGGACGGACGTTCCGGGAAGCCGCCGGGCAGCGTTCGAGACGGCGATCCGGACGGTGCGGGCGACGCACCGGCAGAAGACAGGGAGGAATCGGAGGCGGAGTGGCAGTTCTCTCTGGAGGACATCGACGACCGCGAGGCGGCCGCGGCCGCCGCTGCCGAGGCCGACGCCGATCGGGCCGAACCGGTCGAGGCCGGCTCCCCGTCGACGGAGAACGTCGCGTTCGTCCTGCTCGGGGTGCTTTTAGCGCTGTTTATTTTATCGCGGCTACTCTAG
- a CDS encoding NfeD family protein, with amino-acid sequence MAELFGLSVPFTLVLLGAALMIMEAFAPGAHFIVVGIALLAAGLAGLLVGSFLPAAALPLVLAAVVLVAGGAALYGYRQFDFYGGKGSGQTSDSASLRGKTGRVTQRVTRDDGEIKLEGGGFNPYYQARALDGEIAEGEEVMVVDPGGGNVVTVESVSAFEDDIDRELAAERARRDDEASRADDTGGSEANGRGDDRERDGEPA; translated from the coding sequence ATGGCGGAACTGTTCGGGCTGTCAGTGCCGTTCACACTCGTCCTCCTCGGAGCGGCGCTGATGATCATGGAGGCGTTCGCGCCCGGTGCGCACTTCATCGTCGTCGGGATCGCGCTGCTGGCGGCGGGGCTCGCTGGCCTCTTAGTCGGTAGCTTCCTGCCCGCGGCGGCGCTCCCGCTCGTGCTCGCCGCGGTCGTCCTCGTGGCCGGCGGGGCGGCGCTGTACGGCTACCGGCAGTTCGACTTCTACGGCGGCAAGGGCTCCGGGCAGACCAGCGACTCGGCGTCGCTTCGGGGCAAGACGGGGCGTGTCACCCAGCGCGTCACGAGGGACGACGGCGAAATAAAACTCGAGGGCGGCGGCTTCAACCCCTACTACCAGGCCCGGGCGCTCGACGGCGAGATAGCGGAGGGCGAGGAGGTGATGGTTGTCGATCCCGGCGGGGGCAACGTCGTGACCGTCGAGTCGGTGTCGGCCTTCGAGGACGACATCGACCGCGAACTCGCCGCCGAGCGGGCGCGCCGCGACGACGAAGCGAGCCGGGCCGACGACACCGGCGGATCGGAGGCGAACGGCCGCGGCGACGACCGCGAACGCGACGGCGAACCGGCCTAG
- a CDS encoding SDR family NAD(P)-dependent oxidoreductase, with the protein MGPLDGETVIVTGASRGLGASMAERFARDGANTVLAARSEDDLEAVAAAAAGETLVVPTDVTDEAEVEALVGAALEAYGDLTGLLNNAAIGMMSLYDELHDIAEIDADDWRRILEVNVTGAFLCAKHAAREMASGNVINVSSGLGRRGSAGWGPYVASKWALEGFSRTLALELEPEINVNCLDPGGRVETGFWDHLDAAERESIPDPDVMDDAAVALLAQDPGGVTAESMPADEWERRLG; encoded by the coding sequence ATGGGACCACTCGACGGCGAAACGGTGATCGTGACCGGCGCAAGTCGGGGACTGGGGGCGTCGATGGCAGAGCGGTTCGCCCGCGACGGGGCGAACACCGTCCTGGCCGCGCGGAGCGAAGATGACCTCGAGGCGGTCGCTGCGGCCGCCGCCGGCGAGACGCTCGTCGTTCCCACGGACGTGACCGACGAGGCCGAGGTCGAGGCGCTCGTCGGCGCGGCGCTCGAGGCCTACGGCGACCTCACCGGTCTCCTCAACAACGCGGCGATCGGAATGATGAGCCTCTACGACGAGTTACACGACATCGCGGAGATCGACGCCGACGACTGGCGGCGAATCCTGGAGGTGAACGTCACGGGCGCGTTCCTCTGTGCGAAACACGCCGCCCGGGAGATGGCGTCCGGCAACGTTATCAACGTCTCCTCGGGGCTCGGCCGTCGCGGGTCGGCCGGCTGGGGACCGTACGTCGCCTCGAAGTGGGCCCTGGAGGGTTTCTCGCGAACGCTCGCGCTCGAACTGGAACCGGAGATCAACGTCAACTGTCTCGACCCCGGCGGCCGCGTCGAGACGGGCTTTTGGGATCACCTCGATGCCGCAGAGCGAGAGTCGATCCCCGATCCGGACGTGATGGACGACGCCGCCGTTGCGCTTCTGGCACAGGACCCGGGCGGCGTCACGGCCGAGTCGATGCCGGCCGACGAGTGGGAGAGGCGGCTCGGCTAG